From Bdellovibrio bacteriovorus, a single genomic window includes:
- the yajC gene encoding preprotein translocase subunit YajC, giving the protein MLFGLLASTAHAQTATGTQPSAFEMFVPFIFIFVIFYFLIIRPQAKRQKDHQKFLSEVKRGDEVITSSGILGRVEGITDQFVTLEIADGVKVKMLRSQIATSQKAATAEEKK; this is encoded by the coding sequence ATGTTATTCGGACTTCTTGCATCCACAGCTCATGCACAAACAGCAACAGGCACTCAACCCTCAGCCTTTGAAATGTTTGTGCCGTTTATCTTCATCTTCGTTATTTTCTATTTCCTCATCATCCGTCCTCAAGCCAAAAGACAAAAAGATCACCAAAAGTTTTTGTCAGAAGTTAAACGTGGCGATGAAGTGATCACTTCATCTGGTATCTTGGGTCGCGTGGAAGGCATCACAGACCAATTCGTAACTTTGGAAATCGCTGACGGCGTTAAAGTAAAAATGCTTCGCAGTCAGATTGCAACATCTCAGAAGGCAGCAACAGCAGAGGAAAAGAAATAA
- the queC gene encoding 7-cyano-7-deazaguanine synthase QueC — translation MKPAKKVVVLLSAGLDSTVNAFDAVKHGHEIVLALTFNYGQRAAQKEIESAAKLAAHLKVPHKVVDLPWFKDFNKSSLLVEDQAVPVGAQVEIDNAQKSAESAKSVWVPNRNGIFLNIAAAYAEALGATAVIPGFNVEEAATFPDNSKEFMDTATKALHYSTSNHVTVGCYTVHLKKTDIVRLGHGLKVPWEMIWPCYFSGEQWCGQCESCQRSKRAFASANVDVKHLFKDY, via the coding sequence ATGAAACCAGCAAAAAAAGTCGTTGTTCTTTTGTCGGCGGGTTTAGACTCGACGGTGAACGCATTTGATGCCGTTAAGCACGGCCATGAAATTGTTCTGGCTTTGACTTTCAACTATGGCCAGCGAGCCGCTCAAAAGGAAATCGAATCAGCCGCAAAACTGGCGGCGCACTTAAAGGTTCCGCATAAAGTCGTAGATCTGCCTTGGTTCAAAGATTTCAATAAGTCTTCTTTGTTAGTTGAAGACCAAGCTGTTCCTGTTGGAGCGCAAGTTGAAATCGATAATGCACAAAAGTCAGCGGAGTCGGCAAAATCCGTGTGGGTTCCTAATCGCAACGGGATCTTTTTAAATATCGCCGCGGCTTATGCGGAGGCTTTGGGGGCGACAGCTGTGATTCCGGGATTCAATGTCGAAGAGGCGGCTACTTTCCCGGATAACTCAAAAGAGTTCATGGATACGGCGACGAAGGCGTTGCATTACTCTACGTCCAATCATGTGACAGTGGGTTGTTATACTGTTCACTTGAAAAAAACCGATATTGTTCGCTTAGGACACGGCTTGAAAGTTCCTTGGGAAATGATCTGGCCTTGTTACTTCTCGGGCGAACAGTGGTGTGGGCAGTGTGAATCTTGCCAACGCTCTAAGCGCGCGTTCGCGTCGGCGAATGTGGACGTGAAACATCTGTTTAAGGATTACTAA
- the secD gene encoding protein translocase subunit SecD: MEGLRWRSILAALGVAAAIVWVLPNVVNFGEKAWWPSKQKLNYGLDIQGGLHLVMGVDVDGVVSESTHRLITSMKADMQKENVAVKDVKSVNPNLGEVTIDVNDAAGKAAVEKFLADKYSTVLQVMSSTDTSITTRYFDAYLNDYKNRVIQQAIETIRNRIDEFGVAEPSISQQGANRILIQLPGMEDAEKAKQLINTTAKLDFMIVSNEKSPQELQAMIAEAEKAGNYSMTTMKYSDYVTKLNADLASKLPAKSVVYFEKSANATTMEAGAIPFLLKTDTDLGGDSLDDAFVGYDQYGAPQVSLHFNSAGSNKFADLTGNNVNRQMAIVLDKVVKSAPSIRDRIAGGQAVITLGGGRDRNGMMEEAKMISTALRAGALPASLEQLEERRVGPTLGADAIDKAKLGSYVGAAIIVIFMLAYYKAMGAVASLSLGINVLALFALMTSMGFTLTLPGIAGIALTVGFAVDANVLINERIKEELRLGHGLNVAVKEGYHRAMSAIIDANVTTAATAVVLLYFGTGPVRGFAVTLLIGIVTSMFANVFVSKVIVDLLVHKFKVKKLAV, from the coding sequence ATGGAAGGACTTCGTTGGAGATCTATTCTCGCAGCACTAGGAGTGGCGGCAGCCATCGTTTGGGTACTACCAAACGTTGTTAATTTCGGTGAAAAGGCATGGTGGCCTTCAAAACAAAAGCTGAACTACGGTTTGGACATCCAAGGTGGTTTGCACTTAGTTATGGGTGTGGACGTAGATGGCGTTGTTTCTGAAAGTACGCACCGTCTTATCACGTCAATGAAAGCGGACATGCAAAAAGAAAATGTCGCTGTCAAAGACGTGAAGTCTGTGAACCCAAATCTGGGTGAAGTGACTATCGATGTGAACGATGCTGCGGGTAAAGCAGCCGTAGAAAAATTCTTGGCAGACAAGTATTCAACAGTACTTCAAGTGATGAGCTCGACGGATACTTCGATCACGACTCGTTACTTTGATGCTTACTTGAATGATTATAAAAACCGCGTGATTCAGCAAGCGATTGAAACTATCCGCAACCGTATCGACGAATTCGGTGTGGCTGAGCCTTCAATCTCTCAACAAGGTGCCAACCGCATTTTGATCCAACTTCCTGGTATGGAAGATGCTGAAAAAGCAAAGCAGTTGATCAATACAACAGCTAAATTGGATTTCATGATCGTTTCAAATGAAAAGTCCCCGCAAGAACTTCAAGCCATGATCGCTGAAGCTGAAAAAGCAGGGAACTATAGCATGACGACAATGAAGTACTCTGATTACGTGACGAAGTTGAATGCAGACCTTGCTTCAAAACTTCCTGCGAAATCTGTTGTTTACTTTGAGAAGTCTGCAAACGCGACAACGATGGAAGCGGGCGCAATCCCTTTCCTTCTTAAAACAGACACAGATTTGGGTGGAGATTCTTTGGATGACGCTTTCGTTGGTTACGACCAATATGGTGCTCCTCAAGTTTCTTTGCACTTCAATTCTGCAGGTTCGAATAAATTCGCGGACCTAACAGGCAACAACGTCAACAGACAGATGGCGATTGTTTTGGATAAAGTTGTGAAATCAGCTCCAAGCATTCGTGACCGTATTGCTGGTGGCCAAGCGGTGATCACTTTAGGTGGTGGTCGTGACCGCAACGGCATGATGGAAGAAGCGAAAATGATTTCAACGGCTCTTCGCGCGGGTGCTTTGCCAGCGTCTTTAGAGCAATTGGAAGAGCGTCGCGTAGGTCCAACATTGGGTGCCGATGCGATTGATAAAGCGAAATTGGGTTCTTACGTAGGCGCGGCGATCATCGTGATCTTCATGTTGGCGTACTATAAAGCTATGGGCGCGGTGGCGAGTCTTTCATTGGGAATCAACGTTCTAGCGTTGTTCGCGTTGATGACAAGCATGGGCTTCACGCTGACTTTGCCGGGTATCGCAGGTATTGCGTTGACGGTGGGTTTTGCGGTCGATGCGAACGTTCTGATCAACGAACGTATTAAAGAAGAGCTTCGTTTGGGGCACGGCCTGAATGTGGCGGTAAAAGAAGGTTATCACCGCGCGATGTCGGCGATCATCGATGCCAACGTAACAACGGCAGCAACTGCGGTTGTGTTGTTGTACTTCGGTACGGGTCCTGTGCGTGGTTTCGCTGTGACTCTATTGATCGGTATCGTGACTTCTATGTTTGCAAACGTGTTTGTATCGAAAGTCATCGTGGATCTTTTGGTTCATAAATTTAAAGTTAAAAAGTTGGCAGTGTAG
- the tgt gene encoding tRNA guanosine(34) transglycosylase Tgt, whose translation MTLGEFKVHQTAGNARRATLMTAHGPVQTPVFMAVGTKATVKAMTPEELKECGTQVVLGNTYHLHLRPGEKTIAKMGGLHKFMNWHGPILTDSGGFQVFSLSQLRNMSEEGVEFRSHLDGAKHFISPEKSMEIQMDLGSDIIMAFDECLQYPATEEEIDKSMALTYRWLLRSRDAMVRKESLLFGIVQGGLSLKHRLKSMEQICSVDLPGYALGGFSVGEPIHLMHELLPNVAPQMPANKPRYLMGVGTPTDLIIAIDSGIDMFDCVMPTRVARNGTIFTWRGKVSIKRSEYREDSSPLDPECDCYTCRNYTKSYLRHLFLSGEILGSRLNTIHNIYFYMKLMERARKAIEEGRWEEFRNDCLTRFAKKDS comes from the coding sequence ATGACTTTAGGCGAATTCAAAGTTCATCAAACTGCGGGCAACGCACGTCGTGCCACGCTGATGACGGCGCACGGTCCGGTGCAGACTCCGGTGTTTATGGCCGTGGGTACAAAAGCCACTGTGAAAGCCATGACTCCTGAAGAGTTGAAAGAGTGCGGCACTCAAGTTGTTTTAGGAAACACTTATCACCTGCATTTGCGTCCCGGTGAAAAGACGATCGCTAAAATGGGCGGTCTTCACAAATTCATGAACTGGCACGGCCCGATCTTAACGGACTCTGGCGGCTTCCAAGTTTTCTCTTTGTCGCAACTTCGCAATATGTCTGAAGAGGGTGTGGAATTCCGCTCTCACCTGGATGGCGCGAAACATTTTATCTCTCCTGAAAAGAGCATGGAAATCCAAATGGATTTAGGCTCTGACATCATCATGGCTTTTGATGAATGTCTTCAATACCCAGCCACCGAAGAAGAGATCGATAAGTCGATGGCTTTGACGTACCGTTGGTTGTTGCGTTCGCGCGATGCCATGGTTCGTAAAGAAAGTCTGCTTTTCGGTATCGTGCAAGGGGGCCTAAGCCTGAAGCATCGTTTGAAAAGCATGGAGCAAATTTGTTCCGTGGATCTTCCGGGGTATGCCTTAGGCGGATTTAGCGTGGGTGAGCCGATTCATTTGATGCACGAACTTTTACCGAATGTGGCCCCTCAAATGCCGGCAAATAAGCCGCGCTATCTCATGGGAGTAGGGACGCCGACGGATTTAATCATCGCGATTGACTCCGGCATTGATATGTTTGACTGCGTCATGCCTACAAGAGTGGCACGTAACGGAACCATCTTCACATGGAGAGGGAAAGTCAGTATCAAGCGCAGTGAATACCGTGAGGACAGTTCGCCTCTAGATCCAGAATGCGATTGTTATACTTGCCGCAATTATACGAAGTCTTACCTTCGTCACTTATTCTTAAGTGGTGAAATTTTAGGCTCTCGCTTGAACACGATTCACAATATTTATTTCTATATGAAATTGATGGAACGTGCGCGTAAAGCCATCGAGGAAGGCCGTTGGGAAGAGTTCCGCAACGACTGCTTGACGCGATTCGCAAAGAAGGACAGCTAG
- the secF gene encoding protein translocase subunit SecF, with amino-acid sequence MTIKNDSFGRFDFVGKAWLFGGISLILTIASLIYLAVNGINYGIDFKGGTEIQVKFAQSVTIEDLRKSIDDLKLGEVGVQSFGEGNEYIVRFQGRTGKTDKETNEILNSDLGKIRNVITTQFASQGPDIRRVDTVGPQVGAELKRNGVLAVFYCLLVILIYVALRFDYKFAPGAVLCLFHDAVITLAVFVAVGKEVNVAILAAIMTLIGFSLNDTIVVFDRIRETEGHYHDKGFGFVINRSINEMLVRTLITSGTTFVSAICLYIFADGTVEDIAFAMCVGIFFGTYSSIYVAAPLVLLMEKLNLKKARA; translated from the coding sequence ATGACTATTAAAAATGATTCTTTCGGACGTTTTGATTTTGTTGGAAAAGCCTGGTTGTTCGGTGGCATTTCCTTGATTTTGACAATTGCATCTTTGATCTACCTTGCGGTGAATGGGATCAACTACGGTATCGACTTTAAAGGTGGTACTGAGATCCAAGTAAAGTTTGCGCAATCAGTGACTATCGAAGATCTTCGTAAATCTATCGATGACCTTAAGCTAGGTGAAGTCGGTGTTCAGTCTTTCGGTGAAGGCAACGAATACATCGTTCGTTTCCAAGGTCGTACTGGTAAAACAGACAAAGAGACCAACGAAATCTTGAATTCGGATCTTGGTAAAATCCGTAACGTGATCACAACTCAGTTTGCCTCCCAAGGCCCTGACATCCGTCGTGTCGACACGGTGGGACCTCAGGTGGGTGCGGAGTTGAAACGTAATGGTGTCCTTGCGGTCTTCTACTGCTTGCTGGTAATCTTGATCTACGTTGCACTTCGTTTCGACTATAAGTTTGCTCCGGGCGCAGTTCTTTGCTTGTTCCATGATGCGGTCATTACTTTGGCTGTTTTCGTGGCGGTAGGTAAAGAAGTGAACGTAGCTATCCTTGCAGCGATCATGACTTTGATCGGTTTCTCTCTGAACGATACGATCGTTGTATTTGACCGTATCCGTGAAACTGAAGGTCACTATCACGATAAGGGCTTTGGCTTCGTTATCAACAGATCTATCAATGAGATGTTGGTTCGTACTTTGATCACTTCAGGAACGACGTTTGTATCTGCCATCTGCTTGTACATCTTTGCAGACGGAACTGTTGAAGATATCGCCTTCGCGATGTGCGTAGGTATCTTCTTCGGAACTTACTCTTCTATCTATGTAGCAGCGCCGCTGGTACTTTTGATGGAAAAGTTGAACCTTAAAAAAGCCAGAGCGTAA
- a CDS encoding DUF366 family protein, whose product MKTLFIEKKFPYDGTQLHSLFAYLDHKVLGPSIVSWQGACSISFDHMVDGEDLLEQAEIKGDEMLHFIIEVFDRDLFSGVALQRLFASIARDYLQAASSVLAGKSLVRDGDDIYLDDRKLSISIATKSPVSVMVHFAMNITNDGTPVKTLSLQDLKLDPRKVSEDLMAKFKKEYDSIVVATQKVRPVS is encoded by the coding sequence ATGAAAACACTTTTTATCGAAAAGAAATTTCCTTACGACGGAACTCAGCTGCATTCGCTGTTTGCTTATCTGGATCATAAAGTCTTAGGACCTTCGATCGTCTCTTGGCAGGGGGCTTGCTCTATCTCTTTTGATCACATGGTGGATGGAGAAGATCTTTTAGAACAAGCGGAGATCAAAGGCGATGAAATGCTTCATTTCATTATCGAAGTCTTTGATCGAGATTTGTTTTCAGGCGTGGCTTTGCAAAGACTTTTTGCTTCGATCGCGCGTGATTACTTGCAAGCCGCATCTTCTGTTTTGGCCGGTAAGTCATTGGTGCGTGATGGGGATGATATTTATCTGGATGATCGTAAGCTGAGTATCAGCATTGCTACGAAGTCACCAGTTTCAGTGATGGTGCATTTTGCGATGAATATCACTAATGACGGAACACCGGTAAAAACTTTGTCTTTGCAGGACTTGAAATTAGATCCTCGAAAAGTCTCCGAGGACCTGATGGCGAAGTTTAAGAAAGAATATGATTCAATAGTCGTGGCGACACAGAAAGTGCGCCCCGTTTCTTAG
- the queA gene encoding tRNA preQ1(34) S-adenosylmethionine ribosyltransferase-isomerase QueA — translation MKLADLDFSFPEELIATSPQRPSRVMWVEGGVPQEITLQELMARIPAGDVLVVNNTRVLKRRVFAGDVEILFLKQTSAMDWEVLFPSKKYKVGASLELPLGVTMTLVEKGRPQKVRLNQEVSEDYFQKVAELPLPPYIQKAREQRHTVDADESWYQTAWAKTPGSFAAPTASLHFSAQDMEALKAKGVALCEVTLHVGLGTFLPVTAEDLNDHDMHEEYVEVSAATWAVVNNARKNGHKIWSLGTTTTRSLESVGNGLLQGNPEEGFRGFTKLLIQPGYQFRVVNRLLTNFHQPQSTLLALVAGFSSLETVKACYHWAIERKFRLFSYGDLSCWTETKQ, via the coding sequence ATGAAATTGGCAGATTTAGACTTTAGTTTTCCTGAAGAATTGATTGCGACTTCTCCGCAAAGGCCTTCACGCGTGATGTGGGTGGAAGGTGGCGTTCCGCAAGAAATCACCTTGCAAGAGTTGATGGCGCGGATCCCGGCAGGCGATGTTTTGGTTGTTAATAACACGCGTGTTTTAAAGCGCCGGGTGTTTGCCGGGGATGTGGAAATTCTTTTTCTAAAGCAGACTTCGGCTATGGATTGGGAAGTTTTGTTCCCTTCTAAAAAATACAAAGTAGGCGCAAGTTTAGAACTTCCTTTGGGCGTCACCATGACTTTGGTGGAAAAAGGCCGTCCCCAAAAAGTCCGACTGAACCAAGAAGTCAGTGAAGACTACTTTCAGAAAGTGGCCGAGTTGCCACTGCCGCCGTATATTCAAAAAGCGCGTGAGCAGCGTCATACCGTGGATGCGGATGAATCTTGGTATCAAACGGCATGGGCGAAAACTCCCGGAAGTTTTGCGGCGCCGACGGCGAGTTTGCATTTTTCTGCGCAAGACATGGAGGCCTTAAAAGCTAAAGGTGTCGCTCTTTGCGAAGTCACTTTGCATGTGGGCTTGGGCACTTTTTTACCAGTCACTGCCGAAGACTTAAATGATCACGACATGCACGAAGAATACGTGGAAGTTTCTGCGGCTACGTGGGCGGTAGTGAATAACGCTCGTAAAAACGGTCACAAGATTTGGTCCTTAGGAACAACGACCACGCGTTCGTTAGAAAGTGTGGGGAACGGTCTTTTGCAAGGGAATCCAGAAGAAGGCTTCCGTGGATTTACCAAGCTTTTAATTCAACCTGGTTATCAGTTTAGAGTCGTCAATCGCCTCTTAACGAACTTCCATCAACCGCAGTCCACGCTCTTAGCCCTGGTCGCTGGATTTTCTTCCCTGGAAACAGTAAAAGCTTGCTATCACTGGGCTATTGAGCGAAAGTTCCGACTCTTTTCATACGGAGATCTCTCGTGCTGGACGGAAACAAAACAATGA
- the recJ gene encoding single-stranded-DNA-specific exonuclease RecJ, whose amino-acid sequence MNPLWKSRDLTIEAEVPSTVEGQWPPLIGKILAARGFAASPEVEKLLFPKLADLKDPLLLKGMSQALERLGRAYLNKEKICIYADFDLDGTSGLALLKTGMVALGFPEVLHYQPKRLSEGYGFHVAAVEELHKQGVSVIITVDVGITAHAAVNRAKELGVDVILTDHHLPADTIPNAFVVVNPNQGDCPSEMGYLCGAGVAFYLLRGLKRYFQDHEQLPKNNWDLKEVLDYFTIGTLTDMVPLVDDNRVLVKHGLVKLAETKKAGLRALLEELDLVDRPLTSQDVAIRFAPKLNALSRMESGVLPIDIFLLDDAAKARNMVREVMKNNSTRVQLQNDAEIEAQALLKEWPHQDFVFVASKTFHRGVVGLIATKLTQVYNKPAFVGSVGDDGMIVGSARLPQGQEACLVEAMSSAQDFLSRFGGHSAAAGFEIAETRVAHFIEKLSGHFSDLREKPKPLEIFYDVEAKLSEVGAPLMKWYDFVGPFGTGFAIPLIHFSNIQILSKRELKGGHLRLRIADPDGRASSEALLFTPTPRQLDTLQNVPGFYHILGELQWNYYAGQKTVQILIRDLKVAST is encoded by the coding sequence ATGAACCCTTTATGGAAGTCGCGTGATTTAACGATAGAAGCGGAAGTGCCCTCGACAGTCGAAGGGCAATGGCCGCCTCTCATCGGTAAGATTCTTGCGGCTCGAGGGTTCGCGGCTTCTCCCGAAGTGGAGAAGCTTCTTTTTCCGAAGCTCGCGGACTTGAAAGATCCTCTTTTATTAAAGGGGATGTCTCAAGCTCTTGAGCGCCTAGGTCGGGCGTATCTCAATAAAGAAAAAATCTGTATCTATGCGGACTTTGACTTGGATGGAACCTCAGGTCTGGCTTTGCTTAAAACCGGCATGGTCGCTTTGGGTTTTCCTGAAGTTTTGCACTATCAGCCGAAGCGTCTTTCTGAAGGTTACGGATTTCACGTCGCTGCGGTGGAAGAACTTCATAAGCAGGGCGTGAGTGTTATCATCACGGTGGACGTTGGTATCACCGCCCATGCGGCCGTCAATCGTGCAAAAGAATTGGGTGTGGATGTGATCCTCACGGATCATCACTTGCCGGCTGACACCATCCCGAATGCCTTTGTTGTTGTGAATCCGAATCAAGGGGATTGCCCTTCAGAGATGGGTTATCTTTGCGGCGCGGGTGTGGCGTTCTATCTTTTGCGTGGATTAAAACGCTACTTTCAAGATCATGAGCAACTCCCTAAAAATAATTGGGATTTAAAAGAAGTTCTGGATTATTTCACGATTGGGACTTTGACGGACATGGTTCCTTTGGTCGACGACAATCGTGTTCTAGTGAAACATGGTTTGGTTAAATTAGCGGAAACCAAAAAGGCAGGACTTCGAGCTTTACTTGAAGAGTTGGATCTTGTGGATCGCCCTTTGACAAGTCAAGACGTCGCCATCCGCTTTGCACCCAAACTCAATGCGCTTTCGCGTATGGAGTCCGGCGTATTGCCTATTGATATTTTCCTTTTAGATGACGCCGCAAAGGCGCGAAACATGGTTCGTGAAGTTATGAAAAATAACTCCACTCGTGTGCAGCTGCAAAATGACGCCGAGATCGAAGCTCAAGCTTTACTTAAAGAGTGGCCTCATCAAGATTTTGTCTTCGTTGCTTCAAAAACCTTCCATCGCGGCGTGGTCGGACTTATCGCTACGAAGCTCACCCAAGTTTATAATAAGCCGGCTTTTGTGGGATCCGTCGGTGATGATGGCATGATCGTGGGTAGTGCGCGCTTGCCACAGGGTCAAGAGGCCTGCCTGGTCGAGGCGATGTCGAGCGCTCAAGATTTCTTAAGTCGGTTCGGGGGGCACTCGGCCGCGGCGGGATTTGAAATCGCGGAAACTCGCGTGGCTCATTTCATTGAAAAACTGAGTGGCCACTTTTCTGATCTTCGCGAAAAACCGAAGCCATTAGAAATCTTCTATGATGTGGAAGCGAAGCTTTCCGAAGTCGGGGCGCCTTTAATGAAGTGGTATGACTTCGTGGGGCCTTTCGGGACTGGCTTTGCCATCCCATTGATTCATTTTTCAAATATTCAAATTCTATCCAAACGAGAGTTAAAAGGTGGTCACCTGCGTTTAAGAATCGCAGATCCGGATGGGCGCGCCTCTTCAGAAGCGCTGTTATTCACGCCGACACCTCGTCAGTTGGACACTTTGCAAAACGTTCCTGGCTTTTACCATATCTTGGGAGAGCTTCAGTGGAACTACTATGCCGGTCAAAAAACCGTGCAGATTCTTATTCGTGATTTAAAGGTAGCTAGCACATGA